Part of the Palaemon carinicauda isolate YSFRI2023 chromosome 8, ASM3689809v2, whole genome shotgun sequence genome is shown below.
ACTCAGACATTTTTTGATGAAAAACGTCGTTTTCCTTTTGGGTTAATCGGTTATTTTTGTACAGTACATCGCAGTATCTCAGCTGCTGAGAGTTTCTCCAATTGAGGAGGGGAGTGTTAGGCTATCTATCTTCTCCTACATTTCTGACGAATAAAAAGAGGCTTGAAGTTTCTTGGGAGAcaggtatgtatttatatatatatatatatatatatatatatatatatatatatatatatatatatatatatatatatatatatatttatttatactgtatgttggtgtgtttatgtatatatttgtaaatatatatatatatatatatatatatatatatatatatatatatatatatgtatatatatattcatagtatgtggcctacctttcgaatatggcctacgaaattctatctgttttagtatgtggcctaacccaACCGGCacctatataaattatacatacatacatacacgtgtatatatatatatatatatatatatatatatatatatgcatatatatatatatatatatatatatatatatatatatatatatgcatatatatatatatatgcatatatatatatatatatatatatatatatatatatatatatatatatatatatatatatataatggagtaagagagagagagagagagagagagagacttgtaaagCAGTGTTTCTATCAATAGGTGTTATCTAACGTTAAACTGAGCTTCGTAGCGCAACGGACATCTGCGACAGATAACTATATTGACCAACTACTCCAAATATTCCGACTTACATACAGACGTACAAATATATTCATCCTTATTCTAAATGCTTGAAAAAAAGAATGATAGttaaactgtatacacacacacacacacacacacacacacacacacacacatatatatatatatatatatatatatatatatatatatatatatatatatatatactgtatatatatatatatatatatatatatatatatatatatatatatatatatatatatatatacccatatactatatatatatatatatatatatatatatatatatatatatatatatatatatatatatatatatatgtgtgtgtatatatatacccatatactatatatatatatatatatatatatatatatatatatatatatatatatatatatatatatatatatatgtgtgtgtgtgtgtgtctatatatgtgtgtgtctgtgtgcgtgtgtgtgtgtgtctatgtgtgcgtgtgtgtgtgtgcgtgtaaagttAGAAAATTGTAAAAGGGAGAAAGAAAGACCATGTAGTTAACTTCAATCGCATGTAATATCCGTTTAGTTATGACTCAGTGGAAATCCTTTATTGCAATAGAAAGGTCATCTTCAACCGTCATTTTCAGCAAACAAATTTGAATCTCCTATGGAACAATCATGCACAGAGCTGAATACACTAGATAATCACTGATTTatatttctaaaagttttattttaatttgattttatgtAGTTCAAAGTAGCTGAATTCAAGTTTTCTCTTCATCcgatatatttattataatcaaaTAAATAGTAATGAAAGAATAACAGAACTATCCCTTGAAAAAAGCTGTCTCACTCGAGtaatgagaaaatatatttatatttttaaaaatgatatatgCACTATCAACTTTGAGTCTTCATATCATATCACTTCACTAATAACATTGATTGAAAATACCACACATTTATATGGAAAATTGCTAAGTAATCTTCCACGAAACAAAATTCGAATACgagaaaagaatagaaaattaaatCACACGAAGACATGATGGATTATGAACAATCATACCTTTATGTTTGGATTCCGACTTCCTTGAGGGCCAAAATGGAGGGACGCCTCCAAGGAGATATGCAATTTGGCACTTGTTGAAGAGGAGTGACCCACTGCGATGGCACCGACCCTTGTTTTCAGCTTTCGAGCCAGCGTTTGCAAAGCGCCTTGGTTTCACACTGACGTCTTTCGGAAAGGAAGTGACGCCATTGTTATTACTGAGAATGTTGTCCATATATACCGTACATACGTGATCAAGAAAATTCttgatatttacatgtacataaacAATAAACGAATTAAAGATAACTATTTCTTTCCTTTGACAATACAAAGTAAATCCTGATTTGGTTGATGGTTTATGTTCTATAAAGTAGAAATAACGAGATTACTGATGTGACTTTTGTAAAGGATATGGCTCATTATTACGTCATGTTCTAAGTTAAAATTTGCGGTACCGACTGACGAGATATTTCATGCTTACGTAGaaaaagagagaattttttttttaatctaattttgttttattcatcttTACATTTATTCTAAAGCAaatggaattatgaaaaaaattatgggACATTGTTGGTTGATAGTGAGATAGATAAATGGTCAATGAAAGGATTTTCCTAATATTCTATAACCGAAAATACCGATTCCTCCTCGCAATAAATGCAATGTTCGTCACTAATTTCATCTGTTTGGCGGTTGATAGTCCTCATCAGcaaaacatatatttattattattcatcaggCTTCAATGTTCCATTATACGAATATCAATTTTGCAGTGAAAGAATTAAGAGAACGTGAAATTTCATCGGCTATGCTGGGTTTTAGGACCAAAGTACGTAAGGAAAGTTTGTACTTATGTACGCTAAGAATAAAGCTCGTTTGAAAAAGTACTTATGCAAATGTTCGTACACTAAAGTATGTACGCAGATTTTTGTATGGTATATAGTACGTCTATAACATTTTCATAACAATGGAAATACGTCGGCAcagaatttcattaaaaaaaaaaaaaaaaaaaaaaaaaaaaggtttggaaaAATCTCGTGTGAAACTTTTCGTAAATAAAGAGTTGGTCAGGAATGAAGTTCCTCTGATAAAAATTATTATGCACCTAATTAGATAAGGTAAGTTGACTCATTTGTGTTATTCACATTTAAGATAGTAGTGGATGAAAGACCCGTGTGTACTGCTGAGCAAAATTAATCGTGGGTTCAAAGCAGTGACTTTATCATCTTAGTTTCGGGCTTTGAAATTTTTTTAACTGCTGCTATAtagtaggtatttttttttttttttttacatgagaaTCTCCCGATAGATATTTTCTCATGGGATACAACACGGAGAGAGTTTCCCGCCAAGTGATATTTGAGTTCTTTATCTTTCTGTGCAATGATCCGTTGCTTTCAAAATAAACTTGATTGAACTTTATCCTTATGATGCTCCATAACAGTAAGGGTTCCAACGAAAAAATTTTATTTGCATCAGTTTCTTTTCTAGACTCAAGTAAAAAGAACAATGATGTCATTAGAAAACCTCCATTGGTGATTTTTTAATGATGGCATAAGTTCTTCACTTTGGGAAGAGAAGAGAATCGGAAGTGGGAAGGATTTACTTAGTGGAAGCCATACTGGAAATTATGGACTATCATAAGGATAAAACTAGTTCAATCCAGTTCTGAAAACAACAGACCATTACACAAAGAAAGGCGCAGAACTCAACAAACACTTGACGGGAAACTTGTCACGTCCTTTCTTTGTTATTCTTGGGGACATGTTACCCCTCTTTTAGGGTTTCTAGAAAACCTTGGATGGCAGAGCTTTTTCTAGATAGAGCCTTTTCTAGAGAGAAAGATATGCTTCTTGGAATACATTTTCCGTAGtatgtttttcataaaaaaaaaatgtcaaaagcaAAAGAATATCTAATCGAGATAGTATTTTTCTTGTATCATGAccatgattattttaattttagtcaaTATTATAGGTGTTGAGCTCTCTGGAAAGTGATTATATATTAAGAGCCATTATAAAAGGATTTTCAGCAAGTAGGCCTACAAAAAGAACACGTAATCTGCAGAGCGTATAACTTCGCCAAGGTCTCTTATTTATGTTTGATTAACACTTACTTTCTATTACTGGTCAACGAATCTGGGATTTTATTACACATCATACAAATAATGCATTATTTTAGAATCACACACTTTAGTATGCCCACTAAATatgaaaatcgtttttttttttttttttttttttttttttttttttttttttttttttgacaaaagaaaGATGAAATACCCTTCTTTCACTCTGAATTTCTGGGGAAATTTACGTTTCATTCATCCTCACCTGCTGAATTATTCAATTCAACTAAAAAGGACATGAAAAGAGTTAGCGATTTAAATGTTTAAGGCAAAAAGTTACATGAAAGTCAAATCATAATTTGCGTCTTAAACATTCTGATAACGGGCTTTCCAACAACCAACTTAGATTATGTGGAAGGTaaaacttaattctctctctctctctctctctctctctctctctctctctctctctctctctctctctctctctctctatatatatatatatatatatatatatatatatatatatatatatagatagatagatagatagatagatagatagataaaactttTCAGTTCTATATCCTGAAATAAACCCTGAATTTGCCTTGGAAATCATCACGGGTAAGTGTTTGAAAACACGTTTGTCATGGTTTCTGGCACCAAATATTGGATCTTAAACGTATTAcctttttacttctctctctctctctctctctctctctctctctctctctctctctctctctctctctctctcacacacacatagtGTTTAGCTGTTATAATGTTATTGTTCACTAGCATGACATATATCACGATGCCTGATGTGCTCACCTAAGTGAACTAATACTTTAGGGCGTTTCCTCGAATCGTGTGGTGAATGATATTCAGTTAAATGAACATTACGAAGAGAAAGTGCCACCCCACACCCCCTGGGTggctaaaagaaataaatataaatcgcAAGAATTCGATAAAAGTTCACAGGCTTTATAAGCACTTTCTTTATAACCTttccttaattatcattattattattactagttaagctacaaccctagttggtaaagcacatAAGCCcatggcccccaacagggaaaaatatcccagagaggaaaggaaataaggaaatagataaactatatgagaagtaatgaacaattgaaataaagtattttaaggaaagtaacattaaaacagatctctcatataaaaactataaaaagaggcttattcAGCCTGTTcaactaaaaacatttgctgtaagtttgaacttttgaagttccacagaatTTCTATCACACTAAATCAAATCAAGAAAATAATACAAATCTGTTGAGGTTTATTTGCATACTTTTATTTCATCATAAAGTATATAAAATCGTTAATAAATCTTACACTTGGAGTGAATGATAAAATGGTAACTGAGAAGGACATTCATTCCAAATGTATaattaataaaaagatataaaatattatataatttctatttcctCGCAAAGTGTATAACATAGTCAATAAATTTTACACATAGAAGGAATAATAAAATGGGTATTAAGAAGAATATTCCAAAGgtatctttagtaaaaaaaaaaatataaagaaatgatagaactagaaaaaaaaatacctttgattTAACAAACAAAACCTTGAATGGCTTATGTTTTGCCACTTCAAGAATTAAAGTAATCTTTGAAACTATTCATTCAATTCTTTATataaaatgcaaatgaaaaatatgtatttttttttattgctatatgTCTCCATCACCGCTTATTGGAATATGAACTTGAGAAATATTCTTGAAGTAAACAAGAAGAATTATATattacaggtacatatatatatacattatatacatatatatatatatatatatatatatatatatatatatatatatatatatatatatatatatataaatatataaatatatatatatatatatatatatatatatatatatatatatatatatatatatatatatatatgtgtgtgtgtgtgtgtgtgtgtgtgtgtgtgtgagtgtgcgtgtgtgtgtggatgtgtgtgtatgcgtttatatGTCTGTGCTCATTTAtacgtgtttgtatgtatgtacattatattcgTAAAATTACCTCACAGACTGATTTCATTCATCCTAATGATAAAATGATTCATGAAGTTATTACGAAAATACAATgttatacaaatattttcttatatccACAGTGGTTACTAGATTTTTAAAGGATGTAAAATCCAATTTAAAACTAGGTAGCAATATCATACAAACATTTATTAAACTTAGAATACATttcaattaaagatatattttctattctttgGATAAAACTCGTAATGTATTTTACATATGCAAATGTCGAGGATGCGAGCAACCAGATACCCTTTTATAACCcatattgttaaaaatttgcattaaaaaaacggcaaatgtctggcaacatttatcccaggattttttttaccgtttaaaaacagaAATATTGAAGTAAAAGAGTGATATGGCGGTCATCAAactgtaaatgataataacaaagtaaggtaaaattacgatcgcctgtgtcttactgaaatactgttgacgacagtatattttacggataatttccgattaaaattacggtttttttcttaaCAGTGCAGGCTAGGAAGGCTGTAAGAATCAGGAACATATAAAGCAGGAAGGACATTCCAAAGCTTGACGGAGGAAGTAAATAATCAAATGGCCATTGTTAAAGTAATAGTTATAACTTTAGGAACTGTTTTAGTTAATAGCAATTGTCGCTTTAAATGGAAGTCTCGTCTTCCtccatttccatttccatcctcTTCTTGCGCTCAGCGGGATCTTCTTCGTCGGGCTCCAGATGTCTGTAGGCGCCATTGGCATTGGGATCATCGCTCAAAATGGAGTCCTTCAGGACATCCCTGAAAGTAATTGCATCTAGGTTCTTCACGAGGATACTTAAAAGGCAGAAATCTCCCAAGCTCAGGCGCTGGATGGACTTTTCCATCAAATGGCTGGATTCCAGTTTGCCTCTCTGCTCCAACACGTGAACCCTCAACGAAGGGGCGAAAGAGATGACCAGGAGATACACGAGCTGCAGAAGAAAAGATAGGTTATTATAATAAGTTTGAAATTATATAGGAATGTTGATACTTTATATTTCTAACACTCTTtactacaaattatataaaaattcaagTTTCATCATTCCGAGTCATTGGATCTTATCTTATTTACTGTTCAAATATTAATCAACCTTGAGGTAGGCCTGTGTAATATAACTTGATGAATTGAAATTACTACTTAGATACTGAAattgtctagaaaaaaaaataaggatgtgATTTTCAATTATTTCAGGATAATGAGTCATCACtattcatttttttattgattaattttccTATCTGCTGATGTTCCTTGGAAAACTATTATATACGAACGTGAACGGGGTATATTATACTTGGCTGCCCACTAGGAAGAGAGAGGAGGCAACCTGATTTAAAAACAAATCATATTTCCTTGGAACTACGGTATTTATATCATAACTAAAAACATTTTGTAAATATTATGGGATCTAAGGGACACATACACCAATTATGTACATTGAGATACCTAAATGACCTCACACATTCTTAATATTCTAccacatttttgttttaaattctGAGAAAAAATGAACTAATCGATATTTTTAGCTGATAGTAAAGGTGATTGAAAGAAgggtgaggacagttagctaactaactatAGTAGGAAATAATTTGGAATGTTAAGAGTAACAACCCGAACTGAGACATCGTAAAAGGATCCTACCCTTATGCTAGTGATGGTGGCCAGGATGACGAACCAGAACCACAGGATGACGAAGACTTTCTCGTTGAGGATATTCTGGGGCAGGATGCACAGAGGCTGCTTCACGGTGATCGTTCCAGACGGTCCAAAGGATTTGTACGTGCATTTGGTCACCTTAGGGAACACATTCCGGAATGGGTCATCGTCCGTCTCGTCGATGATGTATCCTAAGACCTGAAGGATAATTCATCGATAGTTCGTCATTAGTATTCATAGTGTTTTAGGATGTAAACATTGTAAACACATTCTTTTGAAATACTTGACAAGCCTTCATACTGATTAAGATCATTTTAAGATAGTTCGTTTGCATTAGTTATGTTGCAAATCAGCTAGAAAGTCCTCAATTCACATCcttgataggttccaagaagctgtttgtaaatcgAGTTTTGTTCCATTTtcgcctatagtccatttcttttagcgaggcagatttacaccgacttgcagcggtgcccctttagctcggaaaagtttcctgatcgcttattggttggacatgatcattctaaccaatcagcgatcagcaaacttttccgagctaaaagggcaccgctgcgagtcggtgcaaatctgcctcgctaaaagaaatggactatagttagacgTCACGTAACTCACACGCCTATGATTTTCAACTGCAAACGTCAATAAATAGTCCATTTTCATATAGCAAATGTCACCTTGTTTACTgcattaaatgatatattttttattacagtatCCTATTATGAGCTTTTGATACAATATATTCATTATGAACttttaatacaatatatttattatgaTCTTTTGATACAATAtattcattatgaacttttgatacaatatattcattatgaacttttgatacaatatattCATTATGAACTTTTTATACACTAtattcattatgaacttttgatacaatatacgCCTTATAATTTCAGTTAGATTTATGTTTGTATCTCTGATTAATTGTAAGTCGAGTGATTGTAAGTCGAATGttagtaagttgaggaccttctctaTTCTGAAAGAAATGATAAACTACAGACGAGGCTGAAAATGATTAGACGAACTTACATCAGTGCCGTAAGTCATGTAGGCGCCACCGAAGAAGGCGTCCAACAAGATAATCTGACCGATGACGTTCACCAGGTTGAGGAACTCGCAGAATATGTAGGGGATTCCGTACTTGAAGTTGCAACCTCTGGTGTTTTTGGAAACCTTCATATATCTGttgaaatatcaaagaaaaataacctttattTTTACCGAAGTTGGGGCTTTtgattagtatcattattactacttgctaagctacaaccttgttggaaaagagggatgttataaacccaagggctacaacagggaaaatagcccagggagaaaataatgtgccttagtgtacccccaagcaagataactctaacccaaggcagtgcaaaaccatggtacaaagtatggtactacccaagactacagaataatGCCTTGATAACTACCAATCATTCGTTAATTCATTCTGATAACAATTAGACACAATGGTTTGATAATTTCCaatcattcattaattcattcTGATAACAATTAGACATAATGGTTTGATAATTTCCaatcattcattaattcattcTGATAACAATTAGACATAATGGTTTGATAATTTCCaatcattcattaattcattcTAATAACAATTAGCCATAATGGTTTTATAATTTCCaatcattcattaattcattcTGATAACAATTAGATACTAAGCCATAAAGGAAGGAACATGAACAAAACAAATGGCATTCCAGAAGTTAATGAAGGTATATAAACAAAGTCAGAGCAATCCTATGCATAAAGTTAAATGTATCGACGTGACACCCACTTGACGATATTGTCTCTCTTCTGAACGATGTCGGGATCCATCGTATGCCGGTGGAGTCCCTGCAGGAGTAGCTGAACGGTCTTGGCCTCCCACGATTTCCACACAAGATGAGGAACGTAGAAGAGACATCCCTGCAAGAAGGAAACCAGCAGTAGTAGTAATATGGGTTTTAGTTCCTATCATTGATcaaatcaattatcattattattattattattattattattattattattattattattattattattattattattattattattattattgttgttgttgttgttgttgttgttgttgttgttattattatcattagctatatCGTCTCTCCCATTGAAAATAACTCGTTCTGTAAAATTTCCTGTCAAAATACAGTGCAAGGTAATAATTTCAATCAATAAACAGTGATTCAATTCCAACAAAATATCAGTGGACACAATATTCTaagccgtattattattatcattattattataataataataataataataataattattattattattattattattattattattattattattattattattagctaagctacaaccctagttggaaaatcaagatcctATAACCCAAAGGGCCCCAAGAGAGATAAATATCCCTGTgatgaaagtaaataagtaaataaacaaactataagagaagcattgaatataaaaaaaaaaaaaaaaaaaatttattatacatACCATGAAGAAGAGGACGAACGGAACCCACTGATAATACGCATGGTAGGTCTGTTCATGGTGCCCAGCATGGTTCCCCAGCCCAGCTGTTTTGCAAAACGAAAATAATACAAAATTAGAAGGTTGATATTAATTATCAACTGAAGAATTAGGACAATAATctgtcatttttttatattttccttgtggttctcaTTTAATGAGAACTTTGATAAAGtaaattttaataaagaattttttgaGGATATAGATATTTTTTACAAATTAAAGTTTTTAGATGTATGAGAATGATTTATAGGCCATCGTAACATAATTGAGTCCCAGcagtttatttattataaattcgTAAGATTACACCGTCTTACTAACTATAACGtaaattgatattattttataa
Proteins encoded:
- the LOC137646031 gene encoding innexin inx3-like, coding for MVLAIFSSLAGLVKLKLAHTNIDSSVFRLHYQLTTSVLFIACALVAASEYIGDPIQCTDGGLPVIKPINTYCWITSTFTINTTTGLGNHAGHHEQTYHAYYQWVPFVLFFMGCLFYVPHLVWKSWEAKTVQLLLQGLHRHTMDPDIVQKRDNIVKYMKVSKNTRGCNFKYGIPYIFCEFLNLVNVIGQIILLDAFFGGAYMTYGTDVLGYIIDETDDDPFRNVFPKVTKCTYKSFGPSGTITVKQPLCILPQNILNEKVFVILWFWFVILATITSIRLVYLLVISFAPSLRVHVLEQRGKLESSHLMEKSIQRLSLGDFCLLSILVKNLDAITFRDVLKDSILSDDPNANGAYRHLEPDEEDPAERKKRMEMEMEEDETSI